AATTCCAAACGTTCATCCCGGGCCAATGGGGGAGATCGGTGGCGGAAACCTCCCCGCAATACTGCGAGAGCAGTTCGATGAGGAAGTAATGGTAGCACACGGGTGTGCAACCCATGACTTTAATCTCGTCTCTGAGTCAGAGATTCAAAAACTGGTTGATGCCGTCAACAAAACACGAACCCACCTTGAGTATACCGGTGTTGCTTGTAAATCTACCCGGATTATCGAAGGGACAGTCTCACTTCTGTATCAGAGGATCGGAAACGCTCTCCTGATGGTCAGTACACGCTCCCCTGACAAGACTGAAGATCTCGACTTCTGTATCGGTCATTCAATTTTGTGTGAAGGACACCGGATGACCCCTCACATTGGATTTGTTGATGCTCACAACTGCATCGGCGATGAGATCGCATCTATCAGACCCGGAACAAAGACAGCACATGAGTATTTCACTGCTGCATGTCACGCCTTTGATCAGTGGGAGGTAATGCAGACATCTGCTCTCTCGGTGGGATATGCTCACATCCCTCTCCCATATGGACGGACATCAGGCATTGGTGATATTGGCCTTCAGGTTCTGATCATTGAAGTCAGTGGTCAAAAAACTGCATATATTCTCCTTGATGGCAATAATATGGCATCTGGAGCACGTGAGGAAATCAGGGATGAAGTCCTTACCATGGTCAACGAAGCGGAAATTATGACCACTGACACGCATGTCGTGAATACAATATCAGGAAAGAATCCGGTTGGCCTGCGTGTCCCTCCCACTGCACTAATGCCATACATTGACGATGGTGTTATCAAGGCACTTGAGGATCTTTCACCTGCAAAAGCGGCAGGTAGTACCGCCTCATGCGAAGGTGTAGTGATCTTTGGTTCAGACTCTATTGCCCAGCTCGCAAGTATTGTAAATACAATCCTGATTTATGTCATTCCCATCAGTGGGGGAATGCTTCTACTGGCTGTGGTCCTATCAGTTATAGCATACATGGCTCTCTCCTGATTGCCAGGGAGGAAGTGAATATGAACATACATATCCAACTCAGCATGATGATTTGTCAGTCAGGGAGGAGATAATGAGTTATCATCCACCTATATCCATCCTTCCGGCAGGATCTGATCTCGGTGCCTATAAGGCTCAACTCCCGGCATGGAATCTTCTGCTCAGGTCTGCAATGTCAGGAGCGTACATTGGGATGGGGGCAGCTCTGATGGTCGTTGTCACAACCGGTATGGAATTGACACTAGGCTCAGGGATGGTCAGATTCATTGGAGGGGCAGTCTTTCCTCTCGGTGTGATCCTGACTGTCCTGACCGGTGCAGAGCTCTTCACAGGAGATGCAATGCTGGCGCCGCTTGCGGCCTGCAGAAACCAGATATCCTGGCTGATGGTTGTTCGCCTCTGGGGATTGGCGTGGGCAGGAAATTTCATTGGAGCTTTCTTTTTCGCTGCGATTATGACAGCAGGACCTTTGACATTCACTGATTCATCCGGGCTTACCAGCGCAACGGCAGCAGGTATTTCCACAGTAAGCATTGCCACTGTAAAGTGTAGCGTAATGGGACTAGGGGGATTCTTTTCTCTATTCTTAGGCTCTCTTGCTGCCGGATGGCTTGTGAACCTTGGAGTTCTCCTCGCGTTATGTGCTGATGATGTCATAGGGAAAATAGTGGGAATCTGGTTCCCTGTTATGGCAATGATGGCAAGTGGCCTTGATCATGTTGTGACGAACATGTACCTGATCCCTGCAGGGCTTCTAACCGCAGGAGATCTTTCACCACTTCAGGTCGCACAGGTAGGGCCGGGGATTACAAATCTTGGGTGGAGCACCATGTGGAATAACCTGATCCCGGCCTCTCTTGGAAACCTCATCGGTGGTCTGTTCTTCGTAGGACTGTTGTACTGGCTTTCGTTTAAAAAAGAACTTGAGGGGTAAACTGACCCCACATATTCATTCAATATAATCCTCATACCGGTGAACATGGCAACTGACCGGAAATGGGATACCAATCGTTGAGATGATCGCATCACCGCGATCAAGGGTTTGAATCTCCAGATCCAGAACCCGAAGATCATGTTTTGCAGATGATGCAATAGTTTCCCTGTCCTGACGGTCTGCAAGTCCCATGATCACAAATGTATTCATCTGGGCAAGAACACGAGGATCAATATTTTTTGGCTGCTGAGTAACTGCACACAAACCTACACCGAATTTTCTTCCTTCCATTGCTATCTGCCTGAATATTCCAGTCTTCTCTGATTCCATAGAAAGCACCCGCTGTGCTTCTTCAATTGTCAGAAGTACACGGTGCGGTTCATCCTCACCAGCTCGACCAGATTGAACAATATTTTTGTACTTATGCAGTACTGCCCGTGAGATAACAGAGAGGAGGAATAATTCTGCAACCTCACTCATACGGGGAATATCGATCAATACCACCTTGTTTGCCAGAAGGTCTTCAATGATATCAGGGATAGATGACGTAGTTTTGTGCAGAAAGGCAGAGGAGATATCTACAAGAGTTTGAATCTGGCGCTGAACCACCCGGAGTGCGTCAGGGTTTGCACTTCTAACACGCTGGGCAATATCCTGGTGATCACCGATGTGTGCAGTCGTTTTGACATGTGAAGGGAGTGACTCAACGTCTTCGTTCATGAAAAAATCGATTATGTCATGACCAGGGAACGGGGTGAGAAGGTTCATGACTTCACGTTCTGATGGAAGAAGATCAAAGAGAAGTGTCAGATCAGTAATATCCATGTCATCATGGCTGATCAAAAGTTGTTTCATATCAAGTTCAGTCCTGACATTCTCATTCTGAATAGAGAAGACAGAGAGACCTGTATCTGCATCATGGTGATGAAGCAGTCCACGACTCTCATAATCAGAACTCATTCCTGCCGCATACTCCCCATGCGGGTCAATGATAAGAAGCCCAAATAACCGCGCTGAAATAGATGAAGCACAGAAGACCTTCATATAATTACTTTTTCCCATACCGGTAGTGGCAAAAACACCCATGTGTTGTGAGAGAACTTTGGCTGGTATCCGTACCGGAAGTTCAGGGATCGGTTGCTGACCGCTGACGACAAGACCGACCTCGATCTCACCCATAAACCTGTTCAGATAGGTGATATCCTCGGGGGCTAGTGTTCTTACAGGAGAATACCGAGATGGCATAATTCTGGGACGCCTGAAGACCCCATCCACTCCGATACATCCTATCGGGTACGCTGAAATTACCAGCGAAGTATCGTCTAGAGAATCACCAGTACATGACTGCTCATCATGACCAATGCCCGTTATTCGTGCAAAAAAGCGTGCCCGGTTCTGCTGGTCATCAACCACAACCAGATCTCCAATACTCATTGGGGAGGCAGCCGGGGTCCGGAAGACATAATGAAGAACACTGGTACCGGTGAGCCTGTTGTCCAGCAACCTGCCACTGCTCATACGTACTGATACAGGTTCTTCCTGATAAGACCATATGGAATCATCATGGTCCGAGGAAAGGAGAGCAGGTAGATAACAATATTCGTCACATTGTATATCCACGTGAGGGGGCTGTTGCCCGGTTTCCAATATGTCAAGAAGAGTAGCAGAGGCAGTATTTCAAGGGTTGTTCCTGCTTTGTGAGATTAGAGGTGTGCTTCGGGAGACCGCTCCCCACCACCGGTTATCAGCAGATCAGAAGGCAAAAACAGCAAAAACTCTGGAAAAACTTGAGAAACAGATCAATATTCTGAAAGAGGAACTGGTATCATGAACTGTGGTGACGGGATTGACACCAGGCTCATAGAAGAACTCTATATCAACCTGGATCCGATTCAGGCAGGGGGGAGACTTACTGTCGACGCCATGAAGGCAGTTCTCGCATACGGTGACGGGTACTCGGTATGTGATAACTGCGAAAAACCTTTCAGACTGGATTGTATCAAAAAACCACCTCTCGCAAAGTTCCATGACGATCTCGCTACTTTTGTCAACATGGATGTTGCGAGGCTTGTGCCGGGAGCCAGACGCGGATTTCAGGCAGTTGCAGGTACTGTTGTAAACAAAGGAGATCCGGTACTCCTAACAGCCTTTTCGCATTATACCGAATTTCTCTCTGTCGAACAGGCAGGAGGCATTCCCCATGAGGTTCCACCAGATGATTCACAAATAATCACTGCTGATACCGTGGCTGTGAGGATTGAGGAGATCACCCGATCAACCGGGAGACCCCCGTCTCTTCTGTACGTAGAAGAGGTGGATTACCAGTTTGGTAATCTCCATCCAGTACAGGAGATCGTAAAGGTTGCCCACCAGTATGATGTGCCAGTTTTGTGTAACGGAGCATATACAGTTGGGATCATGCCGGTAGATGGGAAAAAGATCGGTGCTGATTTTCTCGTGGGTTCTGGGCACAAAAGCATGGCTGCTCCAGCGCCATCAGGTATGCTTGCCACTACTTCAGAGTGGGCAGATAAACTCTTCAGGACCACACAAGCAAAAGGTGACATCACAGGCAGAACATTTGGAGTCAAGGAAGTCGAGATGATGGGATGCACGCTGATGGGTGTTACATCAGTCGGAATGATGGCTTCATTCCCACATGTCAGGGAGCGAGTAAATCAGTTTGACCAACATCTGAAGCGGTGTAATCAGATTGTTGATGCTCTTTGTTCAATTGATGGCACAAAGGTGATGAGTGAGTACCCGCGCAAACACCCGCTCACCAGGATGAATACAACCGAATCGTTTGATAAGATTGCAAAGACCCACAAGAAGAAAGGATTCTTTTTACTTAGTGCTTTACGTGAGAGGGGAATAACCGGGATCATTGCAGGGTCGACTAAGGTCTGGAAATTTAACCCATACGGGCTCACTGAGGAACAGGCACAATATGTAGGGGATATGTTTGTGGAGATAGCAAAAGAGGATGGATTATCGGTACAGACATAGTTTAGTCTGCGCAAATACCTGGCTTCATTTTTTTAATTTTTAGAGAACTCGGACAGAATTTTTCCGTTCAGTGCGATGACTTTCTCCCGGTTATCCAGAAGTGAGGGTATTATGGATCTCATGTGTAATCGCTCCTCAAGATCTCCAATCAAAGAACTATCTGCTGCGGTTGCAGGTTTTGATGGAACAACACCACAGGAGGTGTTACCTGGATTATTGGTGAAGGTCCCGATTTTTCTCGCTAGCGAAATAATATCTTCTTTATCATATCCAATGAGTGGCCGTAGGACTGGGATAGCCACTGAAGATGATATTGTCACAATATTCTGAAGAGTCTGGGTTGCAACCTGACCGAGATTATCACCGGTCACTATTGCCTGAATTTTCCGCTGTGCTGCAAACGTTTCAGCAAGCATAAGCATTCCACGTTTACAGAGAACACACCGATAACGAGGCTCACAGTCATTCATGAGCAGATCATACAATGGCTGGGCATGGACAATATGCAGGGAAAGGCTGATTCCCGGAACCCATGATGAAAGAGCAGCAAGATTGCGAAGGACATTATCAGTGCAATCACAACCTGCCCATGTACCAGTGTCAATATACAGGAAACTAACCTTTACACCCCGCTTCATCATCATCCAACTTGCAACTGGAGAGTCAATTCCTGCGGATATCAGGGATAGAACAGATCCCTGGGTACCGTATGGCAACCCGCCAGGACCTGGTATCCGGATATCATATGCTAGTCCACCCTCTTTCCGGGCTTCAAGATAAACCTCATAGTCTGGATGAGTGAGATCAACCCGTACTCCAGGTACTGATTCAAGTACTGCTCCACCGGCTTCTGCTCCAAGTTCCTGACTGGTGAAACCTGGAACCTGATCACGCCGTGCTCGGATTGCAAAACTCATTCCCGGTTTTAGATTTCTGGATGCAAGTTTCCCGGCAGCATCACAAAGAGCAGGCAGCGATGAATCAGTCAGAAGAGCAGGGGCAATATCCACTATGCCAAAGATGTGGCTCAGGAGAGGAATCATTGCTTCAGGAGTTTTAGAACAAACAATGATACGACTCCGGTTGTCCACGAGAGAGTATTCGATTTCATGACTTGAAAGAGCCGATCTGATATTGCCGATGAGCACCTTCATGAACTGTCGCCTGACCGGCTCACTCTTCAGAAAGAGTTCGCCAAAGCGGATCATAACAGCGCCGGACTTTCCATTCTCCATTGAATGCTCATACATTGGCGCTACCCGTGTTAGGTAGTTTGTGTCATGAAAAGGCTAATCATCCCGGAGATAAAGAAGATGGTCAGACCCTTTGATCAGGAACAAAGACTATACGATCAGACGGTCAGGTGTACGTAATGGCTCCAAAAAAGAAGAAGGACGCTGCCTCTGCTCAGGATGAAGCGCCGCTGAAGCTCTTTTATATATTCTACAGCCAGGAGCGCTGGGAGAATTGGCTCAAAGCACTCAGCGAGGCTGATTTTGAGGGTAGTGCAGATGATGATGAGATGCCTGAAGGATTTCAGTTGCTCTCAAGTTTTAACCAGGACATCTGTATCGAGGTACTGAAGATTGTAAAACTCTACCAGAACAACCGGTTTACCAAGGAAGAATCTCTTCAACGGATTAGTGACGTGGAAGAGATCGTCTTGAACCAAACTGTTGAAGGGGATCTTGAAGAGGTTATTGCTTCACTTCAGTTCTCAATGCTCGTGCTCTTTGCAGCTACGAGAAAGTTCCTGGAAGGTGGATTTGACGAGGATATCAAAGCACTTGTGAAGAAAGGAAAGTCCATAGATGAAGAGCAGATGGAAGAAATTCTGGAAGTAGCGGCTATCATCGGTGCAAATGTCATCAATGGGAAGTCATGCTGTGGACGTTATATCAAGGAAAGTGATGATCCTGGGATGTTCGATGAATGGCTTATTGAAGTTGAGACCATCAACGAAGCACTAGCAACCCTGAAAAACTTTGACGAGGAAGCAGGCGAAAGTTCGTGATTGCATCACGGGCACGTCTGCGGTATCACAGGCAGCTTGGAAGATTAGTAGGATACCGGTTGCCTGAAGGAGCCTTTCATGGGGCCGTGATTGAGGCATTATTCTCAATCCCCTACGACGGTTTTGATCGCCCCACCCGTGAACAGATTATGGCTTTTTTAAAAGCCTTTGTAAACTGCAAATGCAGAGAAAGCCCGAACTGTGGGTGTCCAGAGCGGAAGTTTGCTATTGAGATCATCGAACTGCGTGAGTCCGGGCTAGATCACCGGCAGATAAGTGAATTCATTTTAGAAGAGTACGGTATAGAGATATATGCTGCTGATATCCTCAGTTATCTCGAAGAATCAGTTCATCTGCTTGAAGCAATCCGGGATGTTGCAGAGCAGACCCAGATTCGCCAGGTTCAGATAAGAACCGAAGATCACATTGAAGCAATAGAAAAAGGGATTCCGATTTTAGGATAGTTATCCCAAAAAAATATTTATCTATTTTTCTTGTCAATTGCCTGCTGCTTGACAAGGTTTCTAATCCGCTCAGCTGTGCTGCCTTTGAAGTCAGTCAGATCCTTCTCTTGGACTGCGGCGACTTCTGATCCGGTTACAGCGATTGCATCAGCAAGGACATGATCCAGTTTTTTTGCCCGCTCCCAACATTCATATGCTTCTTCATTTCTTCCAAGGCCACCTGAGAGGGTGATTGCTTTGAATGCCCAGAGATCCGGATTTGAAGGATATATGGCAAGAGCCTGATCATACCGCTCGACTGCCTCTTCGTATTTTCCCTGATATGAGAGTTGATCAGCCTCAAGAGCCAGTGCATCCGCCTTATTGAGGAGTTCATCCCGTTTGCTCAGGAGCTTTTTG
This DNA window, taken from Methanospirillum lacunae, encodes the following:
- a CDS encoding tetratricopeptide repeat protein, whose amino-acid sequence is MAENTTKKLLSKRDELLNKADALALEADQLSYQGKYEEAVERYDQALAIYPSNPDLWAFKAITLSGGLGRNEEAYECWERAKKLDHVLADAIAVTGSEVAAVQEKDLTDFKGSTAERIRNLVKQQAIDKKNR
- a CDS encoding formate/nitrite transporter family protein, producing the protein MSYHPPISILPAGSDLGAYKAQLPAWNLLLRSAMSGAYIGMGAALMVVVTTGMELTLGSGMVRFIGGAVFPLGVILTVLTGAELFTGDAMLAPLAACRNQISWLMVVRLWGLAWAGNFIGAFFFAAIMTAGPLTFTDSSGLTSATAAGISTVSIATVKCSVMGLGGFFSLFLGSLAAGWLVNLGVLLALCADDVIGKIVGIWFPVMAMMASGLDHVVTNMYLIPAGLLTAGDLSPLQVAQVGPGITNLGWSTMWNNLIPASLGNLIGGLFFVGLLYWLSFKKELEG
- a CDS encoding ATP-binding protein, producing the protein MSSGRLLDNRLTGTSVLHYVFRTPAASPMSIGDLVVVDDQQNRARFFARITGIGHDEQSCTGDSLDDTSLVISAYPIGCIGVDGVFRRPRIMPSRYSPVRTLAPEDITYLNRFMGEIEVGLVVSGQQPIPELPVRIPAKVLSQHMGVFATTGMGKSNYMKVFCASSISARLFGLLIIDPHGEYAAGMSSDYESRGLLHHHDADTGLSVFSIQNENVRTELDMKQLLISHDDMDITDLTLLFDLLPSEREVMNLLTPFPGHDIIDFFMNEDVESLPSHVKTTAHIGDHQDIAQRVRSANPDALRVVQRQIQTLVDISSAFLHKTTSSIPDIIEDLLANKVVLIDIPRMSEVAELFLLSVISRAVLHKYKNIVQSGRAGEDEPHRVLLTIEEAQRVLSMESEKTGIFRQIAMEGRKFGVGLCAVTQQPKNIDPRVLAQMNTFVIMGLADRQDRETIASSAKHDLRVLDLEIQTLDRGDAIISTIGIPFPVSCHVHRYEDYIE
- the thiI gene encoding tRNA uracil 4-sulfurtransferase ThiI, with the translated sequence MYEHSMENGKSGAVMIRFGELFLKSEPVRRQFMKVLIGNIRSALSSHEIEYSLVDNRSRIIVCSKTPEAMIPLLSHIFGIVDIAPALLTDSSLPALCDAAGKLASRNLKPGMSFAIRARRDQVPGFTSQELGAEAGGAVLESVPGVRVDLTHPDYEVYLEARKEGGLAYDIRIPGPGGLPYGTQGSVLSLISAGIDSPVASWMMMKRGVKVSFLYIDTGTWAGCDCTDNVLRNLAALSSWVPGISLSLHIVHAQPLYDLLMNDCEPRYRCVLCKRGMLMLAETFAAQRKIQAIVTGDNLGQVATQTLQNIVTISSSVAIPVLRPLIGYDKEDIISLARKIGTFTNNPGNTSCGVVPSKPATAADSSLIGDLEERLHMRSIIPSLLDNREKVIALNGKILSEFSKN
- a CDS encoding DUF2070 family protein, which translates into the protein MQQGRTESAVKIESMSRYIFTAPGWPKSIIILVLLGLLIEAISWRLSPQYRFFGFFCFIIPGLVALITTRPLITMIGRQMTWNRSALLAVSCTLFSTLITLIGLIALREFLALIFAIALGFIFGIRLLTLVSIADYRMNRVILPALIQSLTGYVGGLFIFPQPFLTLAPILFLLFGTGFAILIWLIDRPLYRAFRIRGLEFLNAFIAHLTDGSRSMEDFFRRIGEEAFVPQVSIFFRREGKQDLIFTIPNVHPGPMGEIGGGNLPAILREQFDEEVMVAHGCATHDFNLVSESEIQKLVDAVNKTRTHLEYTGVACKSTRIIEGTVSLLYQRIGNALLMVSTRSPDKTEDLDFCIGHSILCEGHRMTPHIGFVDAHNCIGDEIASIRPGTKTAHEYFTAACHAFDQWEVMQTSALSVGYAHIPLPYGRTSGIGDIGLQVLIIEVSGQKTAYILLDGNNMASGAREEIRDEVLTMVNEAEIMTTDTHVVNTISGKNPVGLRVPPTALMPYIDDGVIKALEDLSPAKAAGSTASCEGVVIFGSDSIAQLASIVNTILIYVIPISGGMLLLAVVLSVIAYMALS
- a CDS encoding DUF5814 domain-containing protein produces the protein MIASRARLRYHRQLGRLVGYRLPEGAFHGAVIEALFSIPYDGFDRPTREQIMAFLKAFVNCKCRESPNCGCPERKFAIEIIELRESGLDHRQISEFILEEYGIEIYAADILSYLEESVHLLEAIRDVAEQTQIRQVQIRTEDHIEAIEKGIPILG
- a CDS encoding DUF2150 family protein, which translates into the protein MAPKKKKDAASAQDEAPLKLFYIFYSQERWENWLKALSEADFEGSADDDEMPEGFQLLSSFNQDICIEVLKIVKLYQNNRFTKEESLQRISDVEEIVLNQTVEGDLEEVIASLQFSMLVLFAATRKFLEGGFDEDIKALVKKGKSIDEEQMEEILEVAAIIGANVINGKSCCGRYIKESDDPGMFDEWLIEVETINEALATLKNFDEEAGESS
- the pscS gene encoding O-phospho-L-seryl-tRNA:Cys-tRNA synthase — translated: MNCGDGIDTRLIEELYINLDPIQAGGRLTVDAMKAVLAYGDGYSVCDNCEKPFRLDCIKKPPLAKFHDDLATFVNMDVARLVPGARRGFQAVAGTVVNKGDPVLLTAFSHYTEFLSVEQAGGIPHEVPPDDSQIITADTVAVRIEEITRSTGRPPSLLYVEEVDYQFGNLHPVQEIVKVAHQYDVPVLCNGAYTVGIMPVDGKKIGADFLVGSGHKSMAAPAPSGMLATTSEWADKLFRTTQAKGDITGRTFGVKEVEMMGCTLMGVTSVGMMASFPHVRERVNQFDQHLKRCNQIVDALCSIDGTKVMSEYPRKHPLTRMNTTESFDKIAKTHKKKGFFLLSALRERGITGIIAGSTKVWKFNPYGLTEEQAQYVGDMFVEIAKEDGLSVQT